DNA from Agarilytica rhodophyticola:
AGAACTTACGAAGGTAAAGTTACGGATGTGGACCGCCTGTGGCTGCGTTGCCGACTGGATCGTGACACTTATCCCGCCGGCACAGTGCCCGAAATTGATTTTATTCGCCCTAATACAGTGAGAGCTACCGCCCTGAGCACTATCAGATCGGAAATTCTGGGGGCCAGTGAAGGCCACCCGGATCAACGTTTTAGTTTTCGCCACAAGCCTATTCAGCAAGACGATCTCATTATTCGTATCGATCGCAGTAATCGCGAAGGGGTTGAGCAAGAGTACTGGACTCGCGTCGAGGACTTTCTCGCGTCTGAACCCGATGACGCCCATTTTGTTTTGAATGCAAGCGCCGGTGAAATTGAGTTTGGCAACGGGGTACGAGGACGAATACCTGTAGCGGGGTCAGAAATTATTGCCGAGCGCTACCGCCATGGCGGAGGAGATAGTAGCAATGTTGCTGCCGACACCATTACGCTGGCGCTCTCCACTCTGGGTGGCGTGCAAAGCATTACCAATGAACGGGCGGCGCTGGGAGGTAAGGATGAGCAGGATATTGAAGAATTCAAATCCGAGGCACCGCTGGCCATACGCAATCGCAATCGCGCTGTGACCGCAGATGATTTTATCGCTCTGGCAAAATTGGCCGGCGGTGTTTCCCGAGCAACAGCACTGCCGCTAAGACATCTCGACTATCCTGATGTCGACGTTGCCGGTGCCATCACGGTGGTAATTGTGCCAGAGAATGATGAGTTGCCCCCGTTACCCTCGGCTGACTTGATTCGCTATGTCTGTGGCTATTTGTCCAACTATCGCCTGATCACCAATGAACTCTTCGTCAAGGGGCCTGAATTTTCTGAGATCAGTGTTGTGGCGCGGGTTGCTGCTGATCCATTGCTTGCTTTCGGCGCTGTAGAGCTTGCGGTAAAACAGGCTATTGATGCCCAGTTGCATCCGCAGTCACGCGCTTTTGGGCTGGATCTTGTGCCCACCAGTCTTTTCGGCGTCGTTCTTGCCGTTGAAGGTGTGCGTGCAGTGCTGGATTTGGCGCTACTGGTGAATGGTTTGCCCCATGATGATTTGACTGAAGTGGTGGTGTTGCCGCCAGATGGTCTCGTGTACGGCGCCAACCATCAGATCACGGTAGTGGAGCT
Protein-coding regions in this window:
- a CDS encoding putative baseplate assembly protein; translated protein: MPLKAPVLDNRSYQEIRDLVRDRIPRYTPEWTDFNDADPGMTLVQLFAWLTEQTLYQMNRLPDRNYIKFLKLLNMELRPPQPAQADLTFAVQKGAKLRPVLKGSQVAAQSQDSGELVVFETDEGMDLIPYPLTHVQVYDGSSFADVTETNSIRQQNYRPFGWAPQLNSALYLGFEPPEQNPAAGERAFPQQIRLRVFLPASSQAGEAQSCSQQHQRPPAPVRLVWEYRHPEPPNGWRPMTVFKDETAAMTREGYIVLEGPAQLARTYEGKVTDVDRLWLRCRLDRDTYPAGTVPEIDFIRPNTVRATALSTIRSEILGASEGHPDQRFSFRHKPIQQDDLIIRIDRSNREGVEQEYWTRVEDFLASEPDDAHFVLNASAGEIEFGNGVRGRIPVAGSEIIAERYRHGGGDSSNVAADTITLALSTLGGVQSITNERAALGGKDEQDIEEFKSEAPLAIRNRNRAVTADDFIALAKLAGGVSRATALPLRHLDYPDVDVAGAITVVIVPENDELPPLPSADLIRYVCGYLSNYRLITNELFVKGPEFSEISVVARVAADPLLAFGAVELAVKQAIDAQLHPQSRAFGLDLVPTSLFGVVLAVEGVRAVLDLALLVNGLPHDDLTEVVVLPPDGLVYGANHQITVVELEDR